A part of Candidatus Woesearchaeota archaeon genomic DNA contains:
- a CDS encoding helix-turn-helix domain-containing protein produces MLRISYNKLWKMLIDKNMNKQDLKNATGISSASIAKLGRGDNITTDVLLKICETLDCKVEDIMETIDDK; encoded by the coding sequence ATGCTACGAATAAGCTATAATAAACTTTGGAAAATGTTAATTGATAAAAATATGAACAAACAGGATTTAAAAAATGCCACCGGAATAAGCTCTGCCTCAATAGCAAAGCTAGGTAGAGGTGATAATATTACGACAGATGTTCTCCTTAAAATATGCGAAACTCTAGATTGTAAGGTAGAAGATATTATGGAGACTATTGATGATAAATAA